A stretch of Vibrio sp. B1FLJ16 DNA encodes these proteins:
- the flgG gene encoding flagellar basal-body rod protein FlgG, with protein MHSALWVSKTGMAAQDTKMTAISNNLANVNTVGFKRDRVVFEDLFYSIQRQPGAAVDQVNELPSGVQLGSGVRVVGTQKVFTQGNTQNTSQELDLAVMGQGFFQIENSDGQIMYTRNGQFHVNSEGLMVNTQGLPLEPQIQIPEDAISLSVGVDGTVTATTAADVRPQNLGQITLANFVNPAGLEAMGGNLFRETEASGPADELIAGEDGAGSIKQGALEGSNVQVVEEMVDMITTQRAYEMNAKVVSAADDMLKFVAQSM; from the coding sequence ATGCATTCAGCACTATGGGTAAGTAAAACGGGCATGGCGGCTCAGGACACGAAAATGACCGCCATCTCAAACAACCTGGCTAACGTTAACACCGTCGGTTTTAAACGCGATCGCGTTGTGTTTGAGGACTTGTTCTACAGCATTCAGCGTCAGCCGGGTGCTGCTGTTGACCAGGTTAATGAACTGCCGAGCGGAGTACAGCTGGGTAGCGGTGTACGTGTTGTGGGCACGCAAAAAGTGTTTACTCAGGGTAACACCCAAAATACCAGTCAGGAACTCGACCTTGCCGTAATGGGTCAGGGCTTTTTCCAGATTGAAAATTCAGATGGTCAGATCATGTATACCCGTAATGGCCAGTTTCACGTCAACTCAGAAGGCCTAATGGTGAATACACAAGGGCTTCCTCTTGAGCCGCAAATTCAAATCCCTGAAGACGCGATCTCCTTGTCAGTAGGTGTTGACGGCACGGTAACTGCGACGACAGCAGCAGACGTGAGACCGCAGAACCTGGGGCAGATCACCCTAGCTAATTTTGTTAATCCGGCAGGTCTTGAGGCAATGGGCGGAAACCTGTTCAGAGAAACAGAAGCGAGTGGTCCTGCAGATGAGCTAATTGCGGGTGAAGATGGTGCCGGCAGCATCAAGCAAGGAGCACTGGAAGGCTCAAACGTTCAGGTAGTGGAAGAGATGGTTGACATGATCACCACTCAGCGTGCTTACGAAATGAACGCAAAAGTCGTATCGGCGGCTGACGACATGCTGAAGTTTGTCGCTCAATCGATGTAA
- a CDS encoding flagellar basal body rod protein FlgF, whose protein sequence is MDSLLFTATSGASRVLQAQHVRSNNLSNADTAGFRADMEQVKSTALQGSGFDGRTLVSSNSAATRFDAGDVIKTGRALDVAVMGEGFLTVETPDGNEAYTRAGNIAVDNFGALSINGFPVVGDGGPVILPDYQKVEISERGQVSVVPPGGGAELVVGTLKLVNPPQGQLQKGSDSLLHGVDDAQFEADPTVQLAQGHIEGSNVSAIDELLNVMSLTRNFEMQVRMMKTAETLAQAGNKLMASR, encoded by the coding sequence ATGGATAGTTTGTTATTTACCGCAACGTCAGGTGCCAGCCGGGTTCTTCAAGCTCAGCACGTGCGTTCGAACAACTTATCAAACGCGGACACCGCAGGTTTTCGTGCTGATATGGAGCAGGTAAAAAGTACTGCGCTGCAGGGCTCGGGATTTGATGGCCGTACACTGGTTTCCAGTAACTCTGCAGCTACTCGTTTTGACGCGGGTGACGTGATTAAAACCGGAAGAGCACTTGATGTCGCCGTTATGGGTGAGGGTTTCCTTACAGTGGAAACCCCAGATGGTAACGAAGCGTATACCCGTGCCGGTAACATCGCTGTCGATAACTTTGGTGCGCTTAGCATCAACGGTTTTCCTGTCGTTGGTGATGGCGGACCTGTAATCCTTCCTGATTATCAAAAAGTAGAAATCAGCGAGCGTGGCCAGGTTTCTGTAGTTCCACCTGGTGGTGGTGCAGAGCTGGTGGTAGGGACACTGAAATTGGTTAACCCACCACAAGGCCAGCTGCAAAAAGGGAGTGACAGTCTTTTACACGGTGTTGACGATGCGCAGTTCGAAGCTGATCCAACGGTTCAGCTTGCGCAAGGACACATTGAAGGCAGTAACGTGTCAGCGATTGATGAGCTGCTTAACGTGATGTCACTGACCCGCAACTTTGAGATGCAGGTACGCATGATGAAAACGGCAGAGACACTTGCTCAGGCCGGAAACAAATTAATGGCATCCCGCTAA
- the flgE gene encoding flagellar hook protein FlgE translates to MSFNIALSGLDVTNTELSTISNNIANASTYGFKGARTEFSAVYNGMQPGGVEVAAISQNFDKNGSVSGTGRSMDLAINGTGFFVTKDTAGQTLYTRAGVFGTDKNNYIVGNTGAKLQGYSVDNNNTLQTGAVGDLQISTANLAAKATDSLSFVANFDASATTIDTVVNPFDPNDPDSFNSSYTSQVYDSLGNTHTVTQYFTKTASNTWEVNVQVDGSATPVATESVTFNTDGSIATPAGTFNVAFPAAGANAMSIDIDLAGSTQFGAAFGVSTNNPNGYSSGELAGVRVEDNGMVYATFTNGQSQLQGQLVLADFANPQALAKVSGTSWSQSFNSGAPIVGAPGSGTLGDLTPGALEGSNVDLTSELVNLMTAQRNYQANAKTISTNDQLTQALFNAI, encoded by the coding sequence ATGAGTTTTAATATTGCACTTAGCGGTCTGGATGTTACTAACACAGAACTGAGTACTATCAGTAACAACATTGCGAACGCATCAACATACGGATTTAAAGGCGCTCGTACAGAGTTTTCTGCTGTTTACAACGGCATGCAACCTGGTGGTGTAGAAGTCGCCGCTATCTCGCAAAACTTTGATAAAAACGGTTCGGTCAGTGGAACGGGACGTTCGATGGATTTAGCCATAAACGGCACCGGCTTTTTCGTTACTAAAGACACCGCGGGACAAACGCTTTATACCCGTGCTGGCGTTTTTGGTACGGATAAAAACAACTACATCGTCGGTAATACTGGCGCGAAGCTTCAGGGTTACAGTGTTGATAACAACAATACTCTGCAGACTGGTGCGGTTGGTGATTTACAGATTTCAACGGCTAACTTAGCGGCGAAAGCGACAGATAGCCTTAGCTTCGTTGCTAACTTTGATGCCAGTGCGACTACTATCGATACAGTAGTAAACCCTTTCGATCCTAATGATCCTGATTCGTTTAACTCGTCTTACACTTCTCAAGTTTACGACTCATTAGGTAACACGCACACCGTCACTCAGTATTTCACTAAAACCGCTTCAAACACCTGGGAAGTGAATGTTCAGGTGGATGGCTCTGCTACACCGGTCGCGACTGAGTCGGTTACTTTCAATACTGATGGTTCTATTGCAACACCAGCAGGAACGTTTAACGTTGCATTTCCTGCGGCGGGCGCAAATGCGATGAGTATTGATATTGACCTTGCTGGTTCTACTCAGTTTGGCGCTGCGTTTGGTGTAAGCACAAATAACCCTAATGGCTACAGTTCTGGTGAGCTGGCAGGCGTTCGTGTTGAAGATAACGGCATGGTTTACGCAACCTTCACCAATGGTCAGTCTCAGTTACAAGGTCAGCTGGTACTGGCTGACTTTGCTAACCCGCAAGCACTGGCTAAAGTCAGCGGCACTTCATGGAGCCAAAGCTTTAACTCTGGTGCGCCAATTGTTGGTGCTCCTGGTTCAGGTACTCTGGGCGACCTAACTCCGGGTGCATTGGAAGGCTCTAACGTCGACCTAACCAGTGAGCTGGTTAATCTGATGACAGCACAGCGTAACTACCAGGCGAATGCTAAAACCATCTCAACCAATGACCAGTTAACTCAGGCGTTGTTTAACGCGATTTAA
- the flgD gene encoding flagellar hook assembly protein FlgD — MSIAQYTALSADTATQTTSSTASVSGNALDMNSATSLENEFISLMVAQIQNQDPLNPLDGTEYVSQLAQFSQVQSTENMANIMQNSMVLQENLQVLSTAGLVGQTVYVYGNEFELGEGVQSGKVELTSNSNQVNLVVTDQFGQSTKVPLGAHPAGEVDFSIDPEELGLKPGNYTLSVEVQEGQQAPDVLLAGKVENVKISGSSGTSFVNIEGVGSVPFYQISQFGA, encoded by the coding sequence ATGAGTATTGCTCAATATACGGCATTAAGTGCTGACACTGCGACTCAAACGACTTCATCAACCGCGAGTGTTTCTGGAAACGCGTTAGACATGAACAGTGCGACATCACTTGAGAACGAATTTATTTCGTTGATGGTGGCACAAATCCAAAATCAGGATCCACTGAATCCGTTAGACGGCACTGAATATGTGAGTCAGTTAGCTCAGTTCTCCCAAGTACAGAGCACTGAAAACATGGCGAACATTATGCAGAACAGCATGGTTTTGCAGGAAAACCTGCAGGTGCTTTCAACAGCGGGTCTCGTTGGGCAGACGGTTTATGTCTATGGCAATGAATTTGAACTGGGTGAGGGCGTACAAAGCGGTAAAGTCGAACTTACCAGCAACTCAAATCAGGTCAATTTGGTCGTCACGGATCAGTTTGGCCAGTCAACCAAAGTCCCTCTCGGCGCTCATCCGGCTGGTGAAGTCGACTTTTCTATTGACCCGGAGGAGCTTGGTCTCAAACCGGGTAACTACACACTATCTGTTGAAGTTCAGGAAGGGCAGCAAGCACCCGATGTTCTTCTGGCAGGTAAGGTCGAGAACGTCAAAATTTCAGGCTCTAGCGGTACTTCGTTTGTCAATATCGAAGGTGTCGGTAGCGTGCCTTTCTATCAAATCAGTCAGTTTGGTGCTTAA
- the flgC gene encoding flagellar basal body rod protein FlgC, whose product MSFTDIYSIAGSAMNAQTVRLNTVASNLANADAVSANPDDAYKALKPVFATVYGKSQLAMSNDAYPSAEVKIVDVVQSAGEAEKRFEPSHPLANDEGYVYYPDIDVVSEMADMMSATRSFETNVEVLANVKSMQQGLLKLGQGS is encoded by the coding sequence ATGTCATTTACTGATATTTACTCCATCGCAGGTTCCGCAATGAATGCGCAGACCGTACGTCTGAATACGGTGGCAAGTAACCTTGCGAATGCGGATGCCGTATCCGCAAACCCTGATGATGCGTATAAAGCGCTGAAACCTGTTTTTGCTACTGTCTACGGCAAGTCGCAACTTGCTATGAGTAACGACGCGTACCCAAGTGCTGAAGTGAAAATCGTAGACGTTGTACAAAGTGCCGGTGAAGCAGAAAAGCGCTTTGAGCCGAGTCATCCTCTGGCAAACGATGAAGGTTACGTTTACTACCCGGATATTGATGTTGTGTCCGAAATGGCGGACATGATGTCGGCGACCCGCAGTTTTGAAACTAACGTTGAGGTGCTTGCTAACGTGAAAAGTATGCAGCAAGGCCTGCTAAAACTAGGGCAGGGCAGCTAA
- the flgB gene encoding flagellar basal body rod protein FlgB, with protein sequence MAINFENALGVHPDSLNFRVQRTKVLASNLANVDTPGYLAKDLSFTTVMSEMSSAPKMQVSTQYAIPFQNSKDGNTVELSVEQGKFTQNSMDFQTSLTFLNMKFNGLARAIEGR encoded by the coding sequence ATGGCTATCAATTTTGAAAATGCGTTGGGTGTACACCCGGACTCTCTGAATTTTCGCGTTCAGCGTACCAAAGTCCTGGCGAGTAACCTAGCGAATGTTGATACCCCAGGGTATTTAGCAAAAGACCTCAGCTTTACCACGGTAATGAGCGAGATGTCCTCTGCACCCAAGATGCAGGTATCGACTCAATATGCGATTCCATTCCAGAACAGCAAGGATGGCAACACTGTGGAACTTAGTGTTGAGCAAGGAAAGTTTACACAAAACAGTATGGATTTTCAGACTAGCCTGACGTTTCTTAATATGAAATTTAACGGGTTAGCAAGAGCAATAGAAGGACGCTAA
- the flgA gene encoding flagellar basal body P-ring formation chaperone FlgA, with protein sequence MSVEAIQQAVSDDYEQEVSHLAHVNGWQDYELNYEVRIPGSANHLPVCPEPLVITGRDNQSIPVGNLKRAVSCETPEVSWRINTAIKAALNLEVVVANTLIQRDEELSYSVLRLERRTLTRPEDFFSSIAQAAGKQASRRIRNGQLINPNSVSAADFVKKGNQVVIIASKDGFTAKTKGVALEDGVKGQQIDIQNSTSGKSIKAVVIGLNQVQTQF encoded by the coding sequence ATGTCTGTAGAAGCGATCCAGCAAGCGGTAAGCGATGATTATGAACAAGAAGTCAGCCATCTGGCTCATGTAAATGGCTGGCAGGACTACGAGCTAAACTATGAGGTAAGAATACCAGGTTCAGCGAACCATCTGCCCGTTTGCCCGGAGCCTTTGGTGATCACCGGACGAGATAATCAATCCATACCGGTAGGAAACCTGAAGCGTGCAGTGAGCTGTGAGACCCCGGAAGTATCGTGGCGTATCAATACCGCAATAAAAGCGGCGCTGAATTTAGAGGTTGTCGTCGCCAATACGTTAATCCAAAGAGATGAAGAACTCTCATACAGTGTACTTCGACTGGAAAGGCGTACCCTGACCCGCCCGGAAGACTTCTTCTCATCCATTGCCCAAGCGGCGGGTAAACAGGCATCGCGCCGGATCCGTAACGGACAGCTAATCAACCCTAACTCCGTCAGTGCCGCGGACTTTGTAAAGAAGGGCAATCAGGTAGTCATCATTGCATCTAAAGATGGCTTTACAGCCAAAACCAAAGGTGTAGCTCTTGAGGACGGAGTGAAAGGTCAGCAAATAGATATCCAGAACAGTACTTCCGGCAAGAGCATCAAAGCAGTGGTCATCGGGCTTAACCAGGTACAAACGCAGTTCTGA
- the flgM gene encoding flagellar biosynthesis anti-sigma factor FlgM, with the protein MKIEKVTGGQLTQTKFNQESSKAIETAPSKKVAEATLNVNTASLDKAMVEMETLPDVDMAKVEKIRNALARGELSLDAKALSQAVMQFHTGHE; encoded by the coding sequence ATGAAAATTGAAAAAGTGACAGGCGGGCAATTAACCCAAACCAAATTTAATCAAGAGTCCAGCAAAGCGATTGAAACGGCACCTTCAAAAAAGGTAGCGGAAGCAACGCTAAACGTGAATACTGCCTCTCTGGACAAAGCAATGGTTGAGATGGAAACACTACCGGATGTAGACATGGCGAAAGTTGAAAAAATTCGTAATGCGCTTGCCCGTGGTGAACTTAGTCTAGATGCTAAGGCTCTTTCTCAGGCTGTAATGCAATTCCATACCGGTCACGAATAA
- a CDS encoding flagellar protein FlgN codes for MASEKQLLIQGFIQSISEDIKLYQKLMVLQQKQSALYLNFDAAALSENVDQQTPVLDQLNRNAVKRTQCMLKLGLPADEKGVSKIFSILPEKLRLAVTKQWRHLETLIKQCQQYNQKNGQSSASFHELMSEFTNASPDTYEDLLV; via the coding sequence ATGGCCTCTGAAAAGCAGTTACTGATACAGGGATTTATCCAATCAATCAGCGAAGACATTAAACTTTATCAAAAGTTAATGGTTTTGCAGCAAAAACAAAGTGCCTTGTATCTGAACTTCGATGCTGCCGCTTTGAGTGAAAATGTAGATCAGCAAACACCGGTTCTAGACCAGCTTAACCGTAATGCAGTTAAGCGCACTCAGTGCATGCTCAAACTGGGTCTGCCAGCGGATGAAAAAGGCGTTAGTAAAATATTCTCGATACTGCCGGAGAAGCTCAGACTTGCCGTGACAAAACAGTGGCGTCACTTAGAAACACTCATTAAGCAATGCCAGCAATACAATCAAAAGAACGGTCAAAGCTCAGCTTCATTCCATGAGCTAATGAGTGAGTTCACTAATGCCTCTCCGGACACTTACGAAGATTTGTTAGTTTGA
- a CDS encoding lytic transglycosylase domain-containing protein codes for MACRPFWNFPVFFLPRSLRLAGFFIFVVFCQTTSAAPSQSAIDTELKVLSPYQVQIQQRLDSNLSLINQIFSILDKRKLPEAFVLVPMLESSYRADAVSHANAAGLWQLIPSTAKRFGLIVEENRDERFNISASSLAATSYLAFLYQKFEGNLALTLAAYNAGEGRVARAIKQANSRNFANLKLPQETRQYVARFYALQSIINISKLRNHNKATLFLYGSQSSGPLINLAPLPPLISL; via the coding sequence ATGGCTTGCCGTCCTTTCTGGAATTTTCCAGTTTTTTTCCTGCCACGTTCCCTGCGTCTGGCAGGTTTCTTTATTTTTGTCGTTTTTTGTCAGACAACGTCCGCGGCACCTTCTCAGTCTGCTATTGATACGGAACTTAAAGTACTCAGCCCCTATCAAGTTCAGATACAACAAAGGCTAGACTCAAACCTATCTTTAATTAATCAGATATTTTCGATATTAGATAAGCGCAAGCTGCCAGAAGCCTTCGTCTTAGTGCCAATGCTGGAATCGTCATACAGAGCAGATGCCGTTTCGCACGCCAATGCTGCTGGCCTTTGGCAACTGATACCTTCAACAGCAAAACGATTTGGGTTGATCGTTGAGGAGAACAGGGACGAGCGTTTTAATATCAGCGCAAGTTCGCTAGCCGCGACCAGCTACCTGGCCTTTTTATACCAGAAATTTGAAGGTAATCTGGCCCTGACTTTAGCGGCTTATAACGCAGGGGAAGGGAGAGTTGCCAGAGCGATTAAACAAGCTAACAGCCGAAACTTCGCTAATCTGAAACTACCTCAAGAAACAAGACAATACGTCGCTCGGTTTTATGCCTTACAGTCCATCATCAACATCAGCAAACTGCGTAACCATAACAAAGCAACACTATTCCTGTATGGTTCACAAAGTAGCGGTCCTTTAATCAACTTAGCACCACTACCTCCACTCATCTCTCTTTGA
- a CDS encoding YadA-like family protein, which yields MKKSILALSIVSCFAANVYAADVDTNAANIAANEIAITNNTNAITANTNAISDNSDDIADNAIAISDNADDITANTNAISSNADDITANANAISDNADAIATNTDAIAANTEATRQLLDEKTSANSTRITDTETAIAETAAAITETTSANSDEISANREFISGNSAAISNNSTEISTNQASINDNSTAISTNQASISDNSTAISTNEASISDNSAAISTNQASIVDNRTSINELYSASDDLYQMQSEQSVQIAGLDSRVTDLEKDVSSLKRNVTRLDGMIAANAAAASMVAPVNWDGDLAVQVGVGFYNDQRALAMGLMGGNEAVVVKGTLAASSADDWNKPVVGLSATFSTNLFK from the coding sequence ATGAAAAAGTCGATTTTAGCTTTGTCTATCGTTTCATGTTTTGCAGCTAACGTGTATGCAGCAGATGTTGATACTAATGCGGCTAATATTGCTGCAAATGAGATTGCGATTACTAATAATACTAATGCTATTACCGCTAACACGAATGCCATTAGTGATAATTCAGATGATATTGCTGATAATGCGATTGCCATTAGTGATAATGCAGATGATATTACTGCTAATACGAATGCAATTAGTAGTAATGCAGATGATATCACTGCTAACGCGAATGCCATTAGTGATAATGCCGATGCCATCGCTACTAATACGGACGCTATTGCTGCGAATACTGAAGCAACCCGTCAACTTCTCGATGAAAAGACATCGGCAAATAGCACCCGCATTACTGATACTGAGACAGCAATTGCTGAAACTGCTGCGGCGATTACTGAAACGACGAGCGCAAATAGTGATGAAATCAGTGCTAACCGAGAATTTATCAGTGGGAATAGCGCTGCAATCAGTAATAATAGCACTGAAATCAGCACCAATCAGGCATCTATCAATGATAATAGTACGGCCATAAGTACAAATCAGGCATCTATCAGTGACAATAGTACGGCCATAAGTACGAACGAGGCATCCATCAGTGATAATAGCGCTGCCATCAGTACGAATCAGGCATCTATCGTCGATAATCGTACTTCAATCAACGAACTATATTCCGCTAGTGATGACTTATATCAAATGCAATCCGAACAATCAGTGCAAATTGCCGGACTTGATTCGAGGGTGACTGACCTAGAAAAAGACGTATCAAGTCTTAAACGAAATGTTACTCGCTTAGATGGTATGATCGCCGCTAACGCAGCAGCCGCTAGTATGGTCGCTCCGGTTAACTGGGATGGTGACTTAGCGGTGCAAGTCGGCGTCGGGTTTTATAATGATCAAAGAGCTCTGGCGATGGGACTTATGGGTGGTAACGAAGCCGTGGTTGTTAAAGGAACACTTGCTGCAAGTTCTGCGGATGATTGGAACAAGCCGGTTGTGGGTCTTTCTGCAACGTTCTCGACAAATTTATTTAAATAA
- a CDS encoding cytochrome b562, with translation MLRPLILGCAIALGSSYAMAEAVDLKQNMKQMKMDFKQAAEASDVETMKSAIDSLQAIVEQSKRGNYPPEKFDTFLEGFNKLSVTLDKIEADLDAGNLKEAKAQLREIDSLREEYHDKRNPSIWSKLFG, from the coding sequence ATGTTACGTCCTTTAATTTTAGGGTGTGCGATTGCGTTGGGTTCAAGCTACGCAATGGCGGAAGCGGTCGATCTCAAACAAAACATGAAGCAGATGAAGATGGATTTCAAACAAGCGGCTGAAGCGTCGGATGTTGAAACCATGAAGTCAGCCATTGATAGCTTGCAAGCGATTGTAGAACAATCTAAGCGTGGTAACTACCCGCCTGAAAAGTTTGATACCTTCCTAGAAGGTTTCAATAAATTGTCGGTAACACTGGACAAAATCGAAGCAGATTTGGATGCTGGTAATCTGAAAGAAGCCAAAGCACAGCTGCGTGAGATTGATAGTCTTCGTGAAGAGTATCATGACAAGCGTAACCCAAGTATCTGGAGCAAACTGTTCGGCTAA
- a CDS encoding phosphatase, whose product MKFKVDTHTHTYASGHAYSTLIENAKSAKQNGLDMFCTTDHAESMPGAPHYWFFSNQKILPRFLEGVAIVRGVEANILNTEGEIDIPVSVDRNLDWVIASFHEPVFSPSNKETHTEALLNVIQSGRVDALGHLGNPNFDFDFEAVLQCAKQHNVAIEINNTTLKGNSRVGSVDRCHEIAQIGKEQDVFFTTGSDAHFCHDVGNLDLVGELMDRVGIKSEKVITSSVEQFLSFLELRGRDSIAEYDEMRKA is encoded by the coding sequence ATGAAATTTAAGGTTGATACTCACACACATACGTACGCCAGCGGTCATGCCTATAGTACGTTGATTGAAAATGCAAAGTCGGCAAAACAAAACGGGTTAGACATGTTTTGTACTACTGACCATGCAGAGTCGATGCCGGGAGCACCTCACTACTGGTTTTTCTCCAACCAAAAAATTCTGCCTCGTTTTCTCGAAGGTGTCGCGATTGTGCGTGGTGTTGAAGCTAACATTCTTAATACGGAAGGGGAAATTGATATCCCGGTATCAGTAGACCGTAACCTGGATTGGGTGATTGCCAGTTTTCACGAGCCTGTTTTTTCTCCCTCCAATAAGGAAACGCATACTGAAGCTCTTCTTAATGTGATTCAAAGCGGTCGCGTTGATGCGCTAGGGCACCTGGGAAACCCGAATTTTGATTTCGATTTTGAAGCGGTTTTACAGTGTGCGAAACAACATAACGTCGCGATTGAGATTAATAACACCACTCTGAAAGGAAACAGCCGTGTCGGTAGCGTTGATCGTTGCCATGAGATTGCTCAGATAGGTAAAGAGCAAGATGTGTTTTTTACTACGGGCAGTGACGCACATTTTTGCCACGACGTGGGTAATCTTGATTTGGTTGGAGAGCTAATGGACAGAGTCGGGATCAAGAGCGAAAAAGTCATCACCTCCTCGGTGGAGCAGTTTTTATCCTTCCTGGAGTTGCGCGGACGTGACTCTATTGCTGAGTATGACGAGATGCGCAAGGCATAA
- a CDS encoding serine protease, giving the protein MRFNYVLLSGAFLMFPVATSASTDSSISKQDISAAIVGGETTTLNQLPFFARLILHKTGENQFANICGGSVVNDRFILTAAHCVQSDTFTDGWTTDDLRVLVKNPTMDDVYVSEFKDVSRIIIHPDYDESDLWLNDLALLELTYPITDNVQSITLPQDFGDYSDVSVYQIFGLGKTSTTTSSVPNYLRWAEVEPLSDYECAAMVSGFHSQESLCATGFENRVYSGICGGDSGGPLTYVDDEGVYQQIGIVSYGSSVCESATYPSVFTEILNYTSWIEQHTSTGVVTSYDASLAATESYHSEGDSENVEETTIVDEGDSDSGGALGASLLVIGGWLGWIRRRKQTSVSIR; this is encoded by the coding sequence ATGAGGTTTAATTATGTTTTGCTAAGCGGGGCTTTCCTCATGTTTCCTGTGGCCACTTCTGCAAGTACAGACAGTAGTATCTCCAAGCAAGATATATCCGCAGCCATCGTTGGCGGCGAGACCACAACCCTGAATCAACTGCCATTTTTCGCGCGTCTGATTCTGCATAAGACTGGCGAGAATCAATTTGCCAATATTTGTGGCGGCAGTGTTGTGAATGATCGTTTCATTCTGACGGCAGCACATTGTGTTCAGTCCGACACGTTTACTGACGGCTGGACCACGGACGATTTACGCGTATTAGTGAAGAATCCGACCATGGATGACGTCTACGTATCCGAGTTTAAAGACGTTAGCCGAATTATTATTCACCCTGACTATGATGAGAGTGACTTGTGGCTAAATGATCTCGCTTTACTTGAACTCACCTATCCTATAACCGATAACGTTCAATCTATTACTTTACCGCAAGACTTTGGTGACTACAGTGATGTATCGGTATATCAGATATTTGGATTAGGAAAAACGTCAACCACTACCTCATCCGTACCAAACTATTTACGCTGGGCAGAAGTGGAACCATTGTCGGACTATGAATGTGCAGCCATGGTTTCCGGATTTCACTCACAGGAAAGCTTATGTGCAACTGGCTTTGAGAACAGGGTGTATAGCGGAATTTGCGGCGGAGATTCCGGTGGCCCTCTCACCTATGTCGACGATGAAGGCGTGTATCAGCAAATTGGTATCGTCAGTTATGGATCATCAGTCTGCGAGTCTGCCACTTATCCAAGTGTATTTACCGAAATACTCAATTACACATCCTGGATTGAACAACATACCAGTACCGGGGTAGTAACCAGTTATGACGCCAGCTTAGCCGCAACGGAAAGCTATCACAGCGAAGGCGATTCAGAGAATGTGGAAGAGACAACCATTGTCGACGAAGGCGATAGTGATAGCGGCGGCGCACTAGGCGCGAGCCTTTTAGTAATCGGCGGTTGGCTTGGTTGGATTCGTCGCCGCAAGCAAACCAGCGTATCCATACGATAG
- a CDS encoding GNAT family N-acetyltransferase → MVTIEKYTPGRYEQVCKLSVLEEQSQFTVGDIAAMLASLDTTELPHLILADDTVVGFFLFDTGYNNRYDFCPPNSLGVRALLVDHRFQGKGIARQAISQFALFARSHFPAYQALYLTVNCRNNAAYQCYLKSGFEDTNELYLGGPVGPQHIMKQML, encoded by the coding sequence ATGGTTACGATAGAAAAATATACACCGGGTCGATATGAGCAAGTATGCAAGTTAAGTGTGCTTGAAGAACAATCGCAGTTTACGGTCGGTGACATTGCTGCAATGTTAGCAAGCTTGGATACTACGGAGTTGCCGCATTTAATTTTAGCGGACGATACCGTAGTGGGGTTTTTCCTATTCGATACCGGATACAATAATCGCTATGATTTTTGTCCCCCAAATAGCCTGGGCGTGAGAGCGTTGCTGGTGGACCACCGGTTTCAGGGGAAAGGGATAGCCAGGCAGGCCATCAGTCAGTTTGCACTGTTTGCTAGATCTCACTTTCCGGCATATCAGGCGCTTTATCTGACGGTGAACTGCCGTAATAACGCCGCTTACCAGTGTTACCTGAAATCGGGATTTGAGGATACAAACGAGCTGTATCTTGGTGGGCCGGTCGGCCCCCAGCACATCATGAAACAAATGCTCTGA